One stretch of Natronobacterium gregoryi SP2 DNA includes these proteins:
- a CDS encoding CAP domain-containing protein yields MGRPPRTRDSSYPPGDRTDRGLLRGLVRLLALALVLGAVVVATAAFAPTMLDELDDLERIDDVEVVDGPSPSAEPPPAGDRSPDTVDPADPGESTYETSVETISSETVEDFVHAAVNDRRADHGLEPLAWDGTVASVSRAHSHDMANQEYFAHTNPDGDGPYDRFGNVDSYCRAYGENIALTWVDRPVEESGNGDVVEYRTAEGVADGLVAQWMNSTAHREAILEEHAGHGWDRGGVGVYVTDEGAVYASHNFCLTL; encoded by the coding sequence ATGGGACGCCCTCCTCGGACGCGGGACTCGAGCTATCCGCCCGGCGACCGGACGGACCGGGGACTCCTCCGGGGACTGGTTCGACTGCTCGCTCTCGCGCTCGTTCTCGGTGCGGTTGTGGTTGCGACCGCCGCGTTCGCACCGACGATGCTGGACGAGCTCGACGACCTAGAGCGGATCGACGACGTCGAGGTCGTCGACGGGCCCAGCCCAAGCGCCGAACCGCCGCCTGCGGGCGATCGAAGCCCCGATACAGTCGATCCGGCAGATCCGGGCGAGTCGACATACGAGACGAGTGTCGAGACCATCTCGTCGGAGACGGTCGAGGACTTCGTTCACGCCGCGGTCAACGACCGGCGGGCCGACCACGGCCTCGAGCCACTCGCGTGGGACGGCACCGTCGCCTCCGTCTCGCGGGCCCACAGCCACGACATGGCCAACCAAGAGTACTTCGCACACACGAATCCCGACGGCGACGGTCCGTACGATCGGTTCGGCAACGTCGACAGTTACTGTCGAGCGTACGGCGAGAACATCGCCCTGACGTGGGTCGACCGACCCGTCGAGGAGTCGGGCAACGGCGACGTGGTCGAGTATCGGACGGCAGAAGGAGTCGCGGACGGCCTCGTCGCTCAGTGGATGAACTCTACCGCACACCGCGAGGCGATTCTCGAGGAACACGCCGGCCACGGTTGGGATCGCGGCGGCGTCGGCGTCTACGTCACCGACGAGGGCGCGGTGTATGCCTCGCACAATTTCTGCCTGACGCTGTGA
- a CDS encoding CDC48 family AAA ATPase, producing MNEVQLEVAKAYPNDSGRGIARLDPDTLLHLKLSPGDIIEIEGADTTAAKVWRADRQDWNTDTVRIDGFTRQNADVGIGERVTIRKAEATKAEELVLAPPEEASVQFGSDAAGMVKRQILKRPVVGRDIVPVMSSTNHPFMRSPGQAIPLIAVETEPEGVVLITEDTDVELREEPISGFEKTGGGITYEDIGGLQSEIQRVREMVELPMKHPQIFKKLGIEPPQGVLLHGPPGTGKTLLAKAVANETSASFFSIAGPEIISKYYGESEQQLREIFEDASEESPAIIFIDELDSIAPKREDVTGEVERRVVAQLLTMMDGLEARGQVIVIAATNRVDSVDPALRRPGRFDREIEIGVPDETGREEILQIHTRGMPLSDDVNLGHLADETHGFVGADIESLTKEAAMKALRRYLPEIDLDEEDIPPSLIDRMIVKREDFRGALNEVEPSAMREVLVELPKISWDDVGGLHEAKDQVKESVEWPLSNPERFDRLGIDPPAGVLLYGPPGTGKTLMAKAVANETNANFISVRGPQLLSKWVGESEKAIRQTFRKARQVSPTVIFFDELDALAPGRGGGETGSNVSERVVNQLLTELDGLEEMEDVMVIGATNRPDMIDPALLRSGRFDRLVMIGEPDIDGRERILEIHTENTPLAADVTLKEIAEITDGYVGSDLESIAREAAIEALREDKEANVVEMSHFRQAMENVRPTITDEILDYYERIEEEFQGGSGGPDPTGRRSSRIGFQ from the coding sequence ATGAACGAAGTTCAATTGGAGGTTGCGAAGGCATACCCGAACGACTCGGGTCGTGGTATTGCCCGACTCGACCCGGACACGCTGCTACATCTCAAGCTGAGTCCGGGCGACATTATCGAAATCGAAGGTGCGGATACGACCGCCGCCAAGGTGTGGCGGGCAGACCGGCAGGACTGGAACACGGATACCGTTCGAATCGACGGTTTCACCCGTCAGAACGCCGATGTCGGCATCGGCGAGCGCGTCACGATCCGGAAAGCCGAGGCGACGAAAGCCGAAGAGCTCGTGCTCGCGCCGCCGGAGGAGGCATCGGTCCAGTTTGGCTCCGACGCCGCCGGCATGGTGAAACGACAGATCCTCAAACGGCCGGTCGTCGGCCGGGACATCGTCCCGGTTATGTCCTCGACGAACCACCCGTTCATGCGCTCTCCCGGCCAGGCGATCCCGCTGATCGCCGTCGAAACTGAACCCGAGGGCGTCGTCCTCATCACCGAGGATACCGACGTCGAACTCCGTGAGGAGCCGATCTCCGGCTTCGAGAAGACCGGTGGTGGGATCACCTACGAGGACATCGGCGGGCTCCAGAGCGAGATCCAGCGGGTCCGCGAGATGGTCGAGTTGCCGATGAAACACCCCCAGATCTTCAAGAAACTGGGGATCGAGCCGCCACAGGGAGTCTTGCTCCATGGACCGCCGGGTACTGGGAAGACCCTGCTGGCGAAGGCCGTCGCCAACGAGACCTCGGCGAGTTTCTTCTCTATCGCCGGCCCGGAGATCATCTCGAAGTACTACGGCGAGTCCGAACAACAACTTCGGGAGATCTTCGAGGACGCAAGCGAGGAGTCGCCCGCGATCATCTTCATCGACGAACTCGACTCCATCGCACCGAAGCGAGAGGACGTCACCGGCGAGGTCGAACGTCGGGTCGTCGCCCAGTTGTTGACGATGATGGACGGCCTCGAGGCCCGCGGCCAGGTGATCGTCATCGCCGCGACGAACCGCGTCGATAGCGTCGACCCCGCCCTGCGCCGACCGGGCCGGTTCGACCGCGAGATCGAGATCGGCGTCCCCGACGAGACGGGCCGCGAGGAGATCCTCCAGATCCACACCCGCGGCATGCCCCTCTCCGACGACGTCAACCTCGGCCATCTCGCCGACGAGACCCACGGCTTCGTCGGGGCTGACATCGAGTCCCTGACGAAAGAAGCCGCGATGAAGGCACTGCGCCGGTACCTCCCCGAGATCGATCTCGACGAGGAGGACATCCCGCCGAGTCTCATCGACCGGATGATCGTCAAGCGCGAAGACTTCCGTGGCGCGTTAAACGAGGTCGAACCCTCCGCGATGCGGGAGGTGCTCGTCGAACTCCCCAAGATCTCGTGGGACGATGTCGGCGGCCTCCACGAGGCCAAAGACCAGGTCAAAGAGTCCGTCGAGTGGCCGCTCTCGAACCCCGAACGGTTCGACCGGCTCGGCATCGACCCGCCGGCCGGCGTCTTGCTCTACGGCCCGCCGGGCACCGGCAAGACTCTGATGGCGAAAGCCGTCGCCAACGAGACCAATGCGAACTTCATCTCGGTCCGTGGCCCGCAACTGCTCTCGAAGTGGGTCGGCGAGTCCGAGAAAGCGATCCGCCAGACCTTCCGGAAGGCCCGTCAGGTCTCGCCGACGGTGATCTTCTTCGACGAGCTCGACGCGCTCGCACCCGGCCGCGGTGGCGGTGAAACCGGCTCGAACGTCTCCGAGCGGGTCGTCAACCAGTTGCTGACCGAGCTCGACGGCTTGGAAGAGATGGAAGACGTGATGGTGATCGGTGCGACCAACCGTCCGGACATGATCGACCCCGCACTCCTGCGGTCGGGTCGGTTCGACCGGCTGGTCATGATCGGCGAACCCGATATCGACGGCCGCGAACGAATCCTCGAGATCCACACCGAGAACACACCACTGGCCGCCGACGTCACTCTCAAGGAAATCGCCGAGATCACCGACGGCTACGTCGGCAGCGACCTCGAGTCGATCGCCCGCGAGGCGGCCATCGAGGCGCTGCGTGAGGACAAAGAGGCAAATGTGGTCGAGATGAGTCACTTCCGACAGGCGATGGAGAACGTCCGACCGACGATCACCGACGAGATTCTCGACTACTACGAGCGCATCGAAGAGGAGTTCCAGGGCGGCTCGGGCGGTCCGGACCCGACCGGTCGCCGCAGCAGCCGTATCGGATTCCAGTAA
- a CDS encoding CBS domain-containing protein, producing MNIADIATEDYIEVDVGTRMGKVRSTFENGGPKGIIVTNDGEYEGVISEREVLQSHVEDDAKVAALTKPSRNDPAPQISRDEDIRETARLLIEGNSKVAPVFEDDELWGVITNDAILEAVLDNLETLTVEDVYSADPVTVREDDGVGKAINRLREHGISRLPVLNESGYLTGVVTTHDIADFAIRKNDTTTTGDRVGDSQRLLDVPIYDIMTSPVATTTLDVTAKEAVEQMLDRDYAGLMVTPEDDDRVVTGVVTKTDVLRALTYTEEERMDVQITNVSLLDTISRESIHESIEGVADKYADMQVLHAHVRFKEHKEKLRGTPLVHCQIRLRTNKGQVAGTGEGYGAESAFRVALDKLERNVLEIKGVTSDEEYRGQLLRKLNEL from the coding sequence ATGAATATCGCTGATATCGCCACCGAGGATTACATCGAAGTCGACGTCGGGACGCGTATGGGGAAGGTCCGTTCTACGTTCGAGAACGGCGGCCCCAAGGGAATTATCGTCACGAACGACGGGGAATACGAGGGCGTCATCAGCGAACGGGAGGTCCTCCAGTCCCACGTCGAAGACGACGCGAAGGTGGCGGCGCTCACGAAACCGAGCCGGAACGATCCGGCCCCCCAAATCTCTCGGGACGAAGACATCCGGGAGACCGCTCGACTGCTGATCGAGGGGAACTCGAAGGTCGCTCCGGTCTTCGAAGACGACGAACTCTGGGGCGTCATCACCAACGACGCAATTCTCGAGGCAGTCCTCGACAATCTCGAGACGCTGACGGTCGAGGACGTCTATTCGGCTGACCCGGTGACGGTCCGTGAAGACGACGGTGTCGGCAAGGCGATCAACCGTCTCCGGGAACACGGTATCTCCAGACTCCCGGTTCTCAACGAGAGCGGCTATCTCACCGGGGTCGTCACCACCCACGACATCGCCGACTTCGCGATCAGGAAAAACGACACGACGACGACCGGCGACCGCGTCGGCGACTCCCAGCGGCTGCTCGACGTCCCCATCTACGACATCATGACTAGCCCGGTCGCGACGACGACGCTCGATGTCACGGCCAAAGAGGCAGTCGAGCAGATGCTCGACAGGGACTATGCCGGGCTGATGGTGACGCCGGAAGACGACGACCGGGTGGTCACCGGCGTCGTCACCAAGACGGACGTCTTGCGGGCGCTGACCTACACCGAAGAGGAACGCATGGACGTCCAGATCACCAACGTCTCCCTGCTGGATACGATCAGCCGGGAGTCGATTCACGAGAGCATCGAGGGTGTCGCCGACAAGTACGCCGACATGCAGGTGCTTCACGCGCACGTCCGATTCAAGGAACACAAGGAGAAACTCCGCGGGACGCCGCTGGTTCACTGTCAGATCCGACTGCGGACGAACAAGGGCCAGGTCGCCGGCACCGGCGAAGGCTACGGTGCAGAAAGCGCCTTCCGCGTTGCACTCGACAAACTCGAGCGCAACGTCTTGGAGATCAAAGGCGTCACGAGCGACGAGGAGTACCGTGGACAGCTCCTTCGCAAGTTGAACGAACTCTAG
- the trpD gene encoding anthranilate phosphoribosyltransferase: MKEYVERITNGGDLSQADARAASTAVFQEATDAQIGALLAALRAKGETEAEIAGFAEGMREAARTISPGREPLVDTCGTGGDDYDTINVSTTSAVVAAGSGVPIAKHGNYSVSSSSGSADVLEVAGVDVEAEPPAVEDAIEEDGIGFMLAPVFHPAMKAVIGPRKELGVRTVFNVLGPLTNPAGADAQVVGVYDPALVPALADALARMDVERALVVHGSGTDEIAIHGETVVAEVAGNTVEEYTLEPADLGLSSHDISDIAGGTPEENAADLRGIVEGDVTGAKRDVILANAGAAIYVASEADTLEEGTAIAREAIEEGGAAAKLEQLAAPKPEAR; encoded by the coding sequence ATGAAGGAGTACGTTGAACGAATCACGAACGGCGGAGATCTCAGTCAGGCGGACGCTCGAGCGGCATCGACGGCCGTCTTTCAGGAGGCGACGGACGCCCAGATCGGCGCGTTACTTGCCGCGTTGCGAGCGAAAGGTGAAACGGAAGCCGAGATCGCTGGCTTCGCCGAAGGGATGCGCGAGGCGGCACGGACCATCTCGCCCGGTCGCGAACCGCTGGTCGACACCTGTGGAACCGGCGGGGACGACTACGACACGATCAACGTCTCCACGACGAGTGCGGTCGTCGCCGCCGGCTCGGGCGTCCCGATCGCGAAACACGGCAACTACTCGGTCTCTTCGTCGTCGGGCAGTGCAGACGTGCTCGAGGTCGCCGGCGTCGACGTCGAAGCGGAGCCGCCAGCCGTCGAGGATGCCATCGAGGAAGACGGCATCGGATTCATGCTCGCTCCTGTTTTCCATCCCGCAATGAAAGCCGTCATCGGACCGCGCAAGGAACTCGGCGTGCGGACCGTCTTCAACGTGCTCGGACCGCTGACGAATCCTGCAGGCGCGGACGCACAGGTCGTCGGCGTCTACGATCCAGCCCTCGTTCCCGCACTCGCGGACGCGCTCGCGCGGATGGACGTCGAGCGTGCGCTGGTCGTCCACGGTTCCGGTACCGACGAAATCGCGATCCACGGCGAGACGGTCGTCGCCGAAGTAGCAGGCAACACTGTCGAGGAGTACACCCTCGAGCCCGCGGACCTGGGACTCTCGAGCCACGACATCTCGGATATCGCGGGCGGCACCCCCGAGGAGAACGCGGCCGACCTGCGCGGGATCGTCGAGGGCGACGTGACCGGGGCGAAACGCGACGTCATTCTCGCTAACGCTGGCGCAGCGATCTACGTTGCCAGCGAGGCGGACACCCTCGAGGAAGGCACAGCGATCGCTCGCGAAGCGATCGAGGAGGGCGGCGCTGCGGCGAAACTCGAGCAGCTCGCGGCACCGAAACCGGAGGCACGATGA
- a CDS encoding YihY/virulence factor BrkB family protein codes for MDVEGIRDVLTSIYRTASEREITFLAAGFAYYAFVSLIPIVLLALVVGSLFGGEDAARRLVLVAGDFFPAAGEDLITDALETEAGRTEATVVALAVGIWGTRKVFRGLNLAFETIYDDVGEVTLLQKVRNGIIVVFSGVGALVLMVVIGAILRLAENTVPFAGAISWITLFLGLVFVFAPIYYVLPPISVTVREIVPGVIFTAIGWSLLQVGFQLYTNVAGQYQAYGAVGAVLLFVTWLYFAGIIMLIGAVLNVVYSRPSLAA; via the coding sequence ATGGATGTCGAGGGGATTCGGGATGTGCTTACCTCGATCTATCGGACGGCAAGCGAACGGGAAATCACGTTTCTCGCGGCCGGTTTCGCCTACTACGCGTTCGTCTCGTTGATACCGATAGTGTTGCTCGCGCTGGTCGTCGGTTCGCTGTTCGGCGGCGAGGACGCGGCACGACGACTGGTCCTCGTCGCGGGCGATTTCTTCCCTGCAGCCGGTGAGGACCTCATCACCGACGCACTCGAGACCGAAGCAGGACGGACAGAGGCGACCGTCGTCGCACTCGCAGTCGGTATCTGGGGGACGCGAAAGGTGTTTCGAGGCCTCAATCTCGCGTTCGAAACGATATACGACGATGTCGGCGAGGTCACGTTACTCCAGAAGGTACGGAACGGCATTATAGTCGTTTTCTCAGGCGTTGGTGCGCTCGTGCTGATGGTCGTCATCGGAGCCATCCTTCGGCTGGCAGAGAACACCGTCCCGTTCGCGGGGGCGATCAGTTGGATCACGCTGTTTCTCGGGCTCGTCTTCGTCTTCGCGCCGATCTATTACGTCTTGCCACCGATATCGGTCACGGTAAGGGAGATCGTCCCCGGGGTCATCTTCACGGCTATCGGTTGGTCCCTCCTGCAAGTTGGCTTCCAGTTGTATACGAACGTCGCCGGCCAGTACCAGGCCTACGGTGCCGTCGGTGCCGTTCTCCTCTTCGTTACCTGGCTCTACTTCGCCGGAATCATCATGCTGATCGGTGCCGTCCTCAACGTCGTCTACTCTCGGCCGTCGCTCGCAGCCTGA
- a CDS encoding transposase, producing the protein MSSATLQDDPSVDSFFNVVETETLALFEHLSFEFLEEFDVFAPAETGRTRDHEPPELMRGFLHCYYKDIYGIRPVERELRNTVVWLSCGFDRPPSRDAVDRFLTDLEHVVDEVFDHLVEQAALRGLLDLTYSIDSTDVRAMPADQDASKCYDPTNDEYYHGYGCTIVSTGQKIPIAAEFTESKQATEETAMRVTRDALAVAKPIWMVGDSAYDTLDWHDHLLAAGVVPVAPYNARNTDDPKDIEYRVEDRIEQHSEDVQLKQSTLDETYNRRTGVERTNESVKDCGLGRTHARGRVHARSQVFLALCLRLVIAITNYERGDNPGSTVITV; encoded by the coding sequence ATGAGTTCAGCGACCCTGCAAGATGACCCTTCGGTAGACTCGTTTTTCAATGTCGTGGAGACCGAGACGCTAGCGCTGTTCGAGCACCTTTCCTTCGAGTTTCTCGAAGAGTTCGACGTGTTCGCCCCGGCGGAGACGGGGCGAACACGAGACCACGAACCTCCAGAGCTGATGCGTGGCTTTCTCCACTGCTACTACAAGGACATCTACGGCATTCGCCCCGTTGAACGAGAGCTACGGAATACAGTTGTCTGGCTGAGCTGTGGGTTCGATCGACCGCCGTCGAGAGACGCGGTCGATCGCTTCCTCACCGATCTCGAACACGTCGTTGACGAGGTTTTCGACCACCTCGTCGAGCAGGCCGCCTTGCGGGGCCTGCTCGACTTGACCTACTCCATTGATTCAACTGACGTGAGGGCGATGCCTGCCGATCAAGACGCGTCGAAGTGCTACGATCCAACCAACGACGAGTACTACCACGGCTACGGCTGTACAATCGTCTCGACCGGGCAAAAGATCCCGATTGCGGCGGAGTTCACAGAGAGTAAACAAGCGACAGAGGAGACGGCGATGCGCGTCACCCGTGACGCGCTCGCCGTCGCCAAGCCGATTTGGATGGTCGGTGACAGTGCCTACGACACGCTGGACTGGCACGACCACCTGCTGGCTGCAGGGGTCGTGCCAGTCGCCCCGTACAACGCGCGAAACACCGACGACCCGAAAGATATCGAGTATAGGGTCGAAGACCGTATCGAACAACACAGCGAGGACGTTCAGTTGAAGCAGTCCACGTTGGATGAGACGTACAACCGCCGTACTGGAGTCGAACGAACCAACGAATCAGTGAAGGACTGCGGCCTCGGGCGAACGCACGCCCGAGGCCGCGTTCACGCACGATCGCAGGTGTTCCTCGCTCTGTGCCTTCGTCTCGTCATCGCAATTACCAACTACGAACGTGGAGACAATCCGGGAAGCACCGTGATCACGGTGTGA
- a CDS encoding AAA family ATPase codes for MNDEAIPTGCEPVDDLLGGGFERGTVTQLYGTPAAGKTNLALSAAVETAAAGGTVVYIDTEGVSVDRFEQLLSARVAADGDPSLEKKRGDGGDEPSAEEENDEKLGVETTASRIVVEDAVDFEEQAEAVRDAEAFAERADLIVLDSATGFYRLERTDDGDEGEALRQVARQVTHLLSLARKHDLAVVLTNQVFADPDADRTRALGGNTLEHWTGIVVRLERFRGGNRRATLEKHRSKPAGESVQFRITDSGLEGSEESQRF; via the coding sequence GTGAACGACGAGGCCATTCCGACCGGCTGTGAGCCGGTCGACGACCTGCTCGGTGGCGGGTTCGAACGCGGAACCGTCACCCAGCTCTACGGGACGCCGGCCGCGGGCAAGACGAACCTCGCGCTGTCGGCTGCCGTCGAGACCGCCGCCGCAGGCGGAACGGTCGTCTACATCGACACGGAAGGCGTTTCCGTCGACCGCTTCGAGCAACTGCTTTCGGCTCGAGTAGCAGCCGACGGCGACCCGTCCCTGGAGAAAAAGAGAGGGGACGGCGGGGACGAGCCATCGGCCGAAGAGGAGAACGACGAGAAACTCGGCGTCGAGACGACCGCCTCCCGGATCGTCGTCGAAGACGCCGTCGACTTCGAGGAGCAAGCCGAAGCAGTCCGCGATGCCGAAGCGTTCGCCGAACGCGCAGACCTGATCGTCCTGGATAGTGCGACCGGCTTCTACCGACTCGAGCGAACCGATGACGGCGACGAAGGAGAAGCGCTGCGTCAGGTTGCCAGACAGGTGACGCATCTCCTCTCGCTTGCTCGCAAACACGACCTCGCGGTGGTCCTGACGAATCAGGTCTTTGCCGATCCCGACGCCGATCGCACACGCGCGCTCGGTGGCAACACCTTAGAGCACTGGACCGGAATCGTCGTCCGCCTCGAGCGGTTCCGTGGCGGAAACCGGCGTGCGACGCTCGAGAAACACCGGTCGAAACCGGCCGGAGAGTCGGTGCAGTTCAGGATTACGGACAGCGGACTCGAGGGAAGCGAGGAGAGTCAGCGATTCTGA
- a CDS encoding lycopene cyclase domain-containing protein, whose product MAPDISVLGRYTYLATEVFWGAIAALLLRRANALCKAAVTILALYPIAYVWDRYTLEVGVFDIQLRTGIDVAGIPLEEHLFMAVVPGLVIGFHETIFGTNAESSEIGD is encoded by the coding sequence ATGGCACCCGATATCAGCGTGCTCGGTCGATACACGTATCTCGCAACGGAGGTCTTCTGGGGCGCGATCGCTGCCCTGTTGCTTCGGCGCGCGAACGCGCTTTGCAAAGCCGCCGTGACGATCCTCGCACTGTACCCGATCGCGTACGTCTGGGACCGGTACACGCTCGAAGTCGGCGTCTTCGACATCCAACTTCGAACCGGAATCGACGTCGCTGGCATCCCGCTGGAAGAACACCTGTTTATGGCCGTCGTGCCGGGACTCGTGATCGGCTTCCACGAGACGATTTTCGGGACGAACGCCGAGAGCAGCGAAATCGGCGACTAG
- the trpE gene encoding anthranilate synthase component I has protein sequence MTTFDLDREAFREHVDRGDRPVVVRTVATLETETTPLGAYAALTGRTPESDRDRSPYAFLLESAEKTASSDPDGAFRPSSAGAERHARFSYVGYDPEAVVTVGPERTDVETLSDDAPLELIDTEVGDDADTVDALRAAMPDVRFENAPNHGRQHLTGGLVGFLAYDAVYDLWLEEVGLERPDSRFPDAQFVLTTKTIAFDEREGSVSLVCTPVVAPGDDPDAIYDEMQAEVREVAETLREDGGDGPETDGFVREDEAAGSKADYEESVRKAKEHVLDGDIYQGVVSRKRELYGDVDTLGFYEAMREVNPSPYMYLLEHDDLTVVGASPETLVSVRGREVMSNPIAGTCDRGTSPVEDRRLAGEMLADEKERAEHTMLVDLARNDVRRVSEAGTVRVDEFMNVLKYSHVQHIESTVTGRLATDSDVAEPCSTARESSSPDAFDATRAAFPAGTLSGAPKVRAMEIIDDLEAEPRGLYGGGVGYYSWTGDADFAIVIRTATVESVAAPRAAEKRARRNDPRAAVDDGRDRITVQAGAGLVADSDPESEYEETEKKMSGVLAALEEIERSADETDSIGDCEPPEPEVRR, from the coding sequence ATGACGACGTTCGACCTCGACCGTGAGGCCTTCCGCGAACACGTCGACCGCGGGGATCGACCAGTCGTCGTCCGGACCGTCGCGACCCTCGAGACCGAGACGACGCCACTGGGTGCGTACGCGGCGCTCACTGGCCGCACACCCGAGAGCGACCGGGACCGATCGCCGTACGCGTTTCTGCTCGAGAGCGCGGAGAAGACCGCATCGAGCGACCCGGACGGCGCGTTCCGCCCTAGTTCGGCGGGCGCGGAGCGCCACGCCCGCTTCTCGTACGTCGGTTACGATCCCGAGGCCGTCGTCACGGTCGGCCCCGAGAGAACGGATGTCGAGACGCTGTCCGACGACGCTCCCCTCGAATTGATCGACACCGAGGTCGGGGACGACGCCGACACCGTCGATGCGCTGCGAGCGGCGATGCCCGACGTGCGGTTCGAGAACGCGCCGAATCACGGCCGTCAGCACCTGACCGGCGGCCTCGTCGGGTTTCTGGCCTACGACGCGGTCTACGACCTCTGGCTCGAGGAGGTCGGCCTCGAGCGACCCGACTCGCGGTTCCCGGACGCGCAGTTCGTCTTGACGACGAAGACGATCGCGTTCGACGAACGCGAGGGCTCCGTCTCGCTCGTCTGTACGCCGGTCGTAGCGCCCGGCGACGATCCGGACGCGATCTACGACGAGATGCAGGCCGAGGTCAGGGAGGTGGCGGAGACGCTGCGGGAGGACGGCGGCGACGGGCCAGAGACCGACGGTTTCGTCCGCGAGGACGAGGCCGCGGGCTCGAAAGCCGACTACGAGGAGAGCGTCCGGAAAGCCAAAGAGCACGTCCTCGACGGCGACATCTACCAGGGCGTCGTCTCCCGGAAACGAGAACTGTACGGCGACGTCGATACGCTCGGGTTCTACGAGGCGATGCGGGAGGTCAACCCCTCGCCGTACATGTACCTGCTCGAGCACGACGACCTGACCGTCGTCGGCGCCAGCCCGGAAACGTTAGTCTCCGTGCGCGGGCGTGAGGTCATGTCGAACCCGATCGCGGGCACCTGCGACCGCGGGACGAGCCCCGTCGAAGACCGCCGGCTCGCGGGCGAGATGCTGGCCGACGAGAAAGAGCGGGCCGAACACACGATGCTCGTGGACCTGGCGCGAAACGACGTTCGCCGGGTCTCCGAGGCCGGGACGGTCCGTGTCGACGAGTTCATGAACGTTCTCAAGTACAGCCACGTCCAGCACATCGAGTCGACGGTGACGGGCCGACTGGCGACGGATTCCGACGTGGCCGAACCGTGTTCGACGGCCCGGGAGAGTTCGTCTCCCGACGCGTTCGACGCGACGCGGGCCGCGTTCCCCGCCGGGACGCTGTCGGGCGCGCCAAAGGTTCGTGCAATGGAGATTATCGACGACCTAGAGGCCGAACCGCGGGGACTGTACGGCGGCGGCGTCGGCTACTACTCCTGGACGGGCGACGCGGACTTCGCGATCGTCATTCGGACGGCGACGGTAGAAAGTGTCGCGGCGCCACGCGCCGCGGAAAAGCGAGCGAGGAGAAACGACCCGCGAGCAGCCGTCGACGACGGACGAGACCGGATCACCGTCCAGGCCGGTGCCGGACTCGTCGCCGACAGCGATCCCGAAAGCGAGTACGAGGAGACCGAGAAAAAGATGAGCGGCGTCCTTGCTGCACTCGAGGAGATCGAACGATCGGCCGACGAGACCGATTCGATCGGCGACTGCGAGCCACCCGAACCGGAGGTGCGTCGATGA
- a CDS encoding phosphoribosylanthranilate isomerase, protein MSGPRVKICGTTNEPDLETVVDAGADAVGIVCDVPVDTSREVAVERATELAATVPPFVTAVLVTMPDDIAHAIDLVETVGPDAVQIHGGFEPGNLETVRSRTDTDVLVAVDAAAPTTARRYDGVVDALVIDSADDDGAGGTGETHDWERTRAVADGLESPVVLAGGLTPDNVANAVETVDPFAVDVASGVEASGGVKDESAVESFVERATTARSAMESSP, encoded by the coding sequence ATGAGTGGGCCACGGGTCAAGATCTGTGGAACGACGAACGAACCGGATCTCGAGACCGTCGTCGATGCCGGCGCGGACGCCGTTGGGATCGTCTGTGACGTTCCCGTGGACACGTCACGCGAGGTGGCGGTCGAGCGGGCGACCGAACTGGCTGCGACCGTCCCGCCGTTTGTAACCGCCGTGCTCGTGACGATGCCCGACGACATCGCGCACGCGATCGACCTCGTCGAGACCGTCGGCCCCGACGCCGTCCAGATCCACGGCGGCTTCGAGCCCGGCAACCTCGAGACCGTTCGCTCGAGGACGGACACCGATGTCCTGGTCGCCGTCGACGCGGCCGCGCCGACGACAGCCAGGCGCTACGACGGAGTCGTCGACGCGCTCGTGATCGACTCGGCCGACGACGACGGTGCCGGTGGAACCGGCGAGACCCACGACTGGGAGCGAACGCGGGCGGTCGCGGACGGCCTCGAGTCGCCGGTCGTTCTCGCGGGCGGATTGACACCCGACAACGTCGCAAACGCCGTCGAGACGGTCGATCCCTTCGCGGTCGACGTCGCGAGCGGCGTCGAGGCCAGCGGCGGCGTCAAAGACGAGTCGGCAGTCGAATCGTTCGTCGAACGCGCCACGACCGCACGCTCCGCGATGGAGTCGAGCCCATGA